Proteins from a genomic interval of Phaenicophaeus curvirostris isolate KB17595 unplaced genomic scaffold, BPBGC_Pcur_1.0 scaffold_59, whole genome shotgun sequence:
- the LOC138734128 gene encoding uncharacterized protein codes for MGGPGFPSVFWRHAQFLRSLMFFSPPGSLGLHVPLASIFSSSPRSLGLQILFSSRFPLSRFSRPPGSPPLQVPLASRFSSSPGSFGLQVPLASRFSSSPCSLPLQILLLSRCPWPPGSPPLQVLLAPRFSTSPGSLGLHVLFLSMFPWPSGSLLLQVLISWPSRGALSHPMFGYHRIMDGLGWKGPQTHPVPPLPRAGTPPTGSGAPSSIQPALNPSREGAATTSPGTVSSGSFPGAPFPTGSCSEVSMEPSLLQDEQPQLSSLSYRRFSSPPIISMASSGLAPAAPCPPCAEGSRAGHGTPGWVSPERSRGDNPLPHPLLPPVWTQPRTRLVSGLEAHGVGSR; via the coding sequence ATGGGAGGTCCTGGCTTTCCATCTGTGTTCTGGAGGCATGCGCAGTTTCTGCGGAGTCTGATGTTCTTTTCTCCCCCAGGTTCCCTTGGCCTCCACGTTCCCTTGgcctccatcttctcctcctctccacgTTCCCTTGGCCTCCAgattcttttctcctccaggttCCCTCTCTCAAGGTTTTCTAGGCCCCCaggttctcctcctctccaggttCCCTTGGCCTCCAggttctcctcttctccaggttctTTTGGCCTCCAGGTTCCCTTGGCCTCCaggttctcctcctctccatgttcccttcccctccagattctcctcctctccaggtgCCCTTGGCCTCCaggttctcctcctctccaggttCTCTTGGCCCCCAGGTTCTCTACCTCTCCAGGTTCCCTTGGCCTCCACGTTCTCTTTCTCTCCATGTTCCCTTGGCCTTCAggttcccttctcctccaggttcTCATATCTTGGCCATCCCGAGGAGCCCTTTCCCATCCGATGTTtggttatcacagaatcatggatggtttgggttggaagggacctcaaacccatccagttccccccctgccacgggcagggacacctcccactggatcaggggctccaagctccatccaacctgccttgaacccctccagagaaggggcagccaccacttctccagGCACTGTATCCAGTGgaagcttccctggagcccctttccctactggaagctgctctgaggtctccatggagccttctcttctccaggatgaacaaccccaactctccagcctgtcctacaggaggttctccagccctcccatcatctccatggcttcCTCCGgcctcgctccagcagctccatgtcctccctgtgctgagggatccagagctggacacgggactccaggttgggtctcaccagagcggagcagaggggacaatcccctccctcaccctctTCTCCCACCAGtttggacgcagcccaggacacggttggtttctgggctggaaGCACACGGTGTTGGCTCACGTTGA